A single window of Nitrospiria bacterium DNA harbors:
- the glgA gene encoding glycogen synthase GlgA — translation MRILYAASEVVPFAKTGGLADVAGALPAALARSGHEVKVVMPRYASVDEKRWELRSRGGFTVRLAGKDYPFMLWAAGLPENPVEVLFLSHEGLFGRAGLYQEKGKDYPDNLERFAAFGRAVLEVPKRLNWPPDVLHGNDWQTALLFVYRRVFYLSDPLYRKTGALFTIHNLGYQGLSPGGEFGRLGLPAKYFTPDTLEFYGQVNPMKAGLLFADVLNTVSPTYSREIQTPEFGCGLEGVLQGRRSDLFGIVNGVDDREWDPSHDAHLPQTYDVRNLKGKRICKEALQKECRLPVKDVPLIGMITRLASQKGMDLVLEVLEELMQINLQLVVLGSGEPEIQQALKQAMRRHPEKLSVHLAFDEPLAHRIEAGSDLFLMPSRYEPCGLNQMYSLRYGTVPLVRKTGGLADTVVDATPSNLSEGKADGFVFEAANSHALLTTVRLALKLFREKDLWYRMMRAGMAADFSWDRSAREYEKLYRLAVEKARLSDGQAAGPAKPDKPGPA, via the coding sequence GTGCGGATCCTCTATGCCGCATCGGAGGTCGTCCCCTTTGCCAAGACCGGCGGCCTGGCCGACGTGGCCGGCGCGCTTCCGGCGGCGCTGGCCCGGTCGGGGCACGAGGTCAAGGTCGTCATGCCCCGTTATGCCTCGGTGGATGAAAAACGGTGGGAACTTCGATCCCGCGGCGGGTTCACGGTCCGGCTGGCGGGGAAGGACTATCCCTTCATGCTTTGGGCCGCCGGTTTGCCCGAGAACCCCGTCGAGGTTTTGTTCCTATCGCACGAGGGTCTGTTCGGACGAGCGGGGCTGTACCAGGAAAAGGGGAAGGACTATCCCGACAATTTGGAACGCTTCGCGGCCTTTGGCCGGGCCGTGCTGGAAGTCCCGAAGCGGCTGAACTGGCCGCCCGACGTTCTGCACGGCAACGACTGGCAGACGGCGCTGCTCTTCGTCTACCGGCGCGTCTTTTATCTCTCCGATCCGCTTTACCGGAAAACCGGCGCGCTGTTCACGATCCACAACCTCGGCTACCAGGGGCTGTCTCCCGGCGGCGAGTTCGGCCGGCTGGGCCTTCCCGCCAAATATTTCACGCCCGACACGCTGGAGTTCTACGGCCAGGTGAACCCGATGAAGGCGGGGCTGTTGTTTGCCGACGTCCTCAACACGGTCAGCCCCACCTACAGCCGGGAAATCCAGACGCCCGAGTTCGGCTGCGGTCTGGAAGGGGTGCTCCAGGGCCGCCGGTCGGACCTCTTCGGAATCGTCAACGGCGTGGATGACCGGGAATGGGATCCGAGCCATGACGCGCATCTCCCTCAAACCTACGACGTCCGGAACCTGAAGGGGAAACGGATCTGCAAGGAAGCGCTGCAAAAGGAATGTCGTCTGCCCGTGAAGGACGTTCCGCTGATCGGGATGATCACCCGTCTCGCGTCTCAGAAGGGAATGGACCTGGTGCTCGAGGTGCTGGAGGAATTGATGCAGATCAATCTCCAGCTCGTCGTCCTCGGTTCCGGCGAGCCGGAGATTCAGCAGGCGCTCAAGCAGGCGATGCGCCGGCATCCCGAAAAGCTATCGGTGCATCTTGCTTTTGACGAGCCCCTGGCCCACCGGATCGAGGCCGGGTCGGACCTGTTTCTCATGCCCTCCCGGTATGAACCCTGCGGGCTGAACCAGATGTACAGCCTGCGGTACGGCACGGTTCCCCTGGTGCGGAAGACCGGCGGTCTGGCCGACACCGTCGTCGACGCGACGCCGTCGAACCTATCGGAGGGAAAGGCGGACGGGTTCGTGTTCGAGGCGGCGAATTCGCACGCGCTCCTCACCACGGTGCGGCTGGCCCTCAAACTGTTCCGGGAAAAGGATCTCTGGTACCGGATGATGCGGGCCGGAATGGCGGCCGACTTCTCCTGGGACCGCTCGGCCCGGGAATACGAGAAGCTCTACCGACTGGCCGTCGAGAAGGCCCGCCTGTCGGACGGGCAGGCCGCCGGCCCGGCGAAGCCAGACAAACCCGGTCCTGCATAG
- a CDS encoding transposase, translated as AGCIPPLQCISSMKFNPDIHHRRSVRLKGFDYARPGAYFVTICTYKKEMYFEDSRLAQIARLVWDTIPDHHPIVRIDEFVVMPNHVHGIIWLSDGRRGRIYPAQITPTGQDPVYDAVNLGGTHPAPTKIKRTSLPVVVQNFKAEVTRQIRNRTRTYFAWQRNYHEHVVRTEDELNRIRQYIRDNPLNWETDEENPNSKTDV; from the coding sequence GCGGGATGCATCCCGCCCCTACAATGCATATCATCCATGAAATTCAACCCCGACATTCACCACCGACGTTCCGTTCGATTAAAGGGATTCGATTACGCCCGGCCAGGCGCGTATTTTGTGACGATATGCACGTACAAGAAAGAAATGTATTTTGAGGATTCACGATTAGCGCAAATTGCCCGGCTGGTTTGGGACACGATTCCTGACCACCATCCTATCGTTCGGATAGATGAATTTGTGGTAATGCCAAACCATGTCCACGGGATAATATGGTTGTCCGATGGACGTAGGGGCAGGATCTATCCTGCCCAAATAACACCAACAGGCCAGGACCCCGTGTATGACGCAGTGAACCTGGGCGGGACGCATCCCGCCCCTACAAAAATTAAACGGACATCCCTACCTGTGGTCGTTCAGAATTTCAAGGCGGAAGTAACACGGCAGATAAGAAACAGAACACGGACATACTTTGCCTGGCAACGCAACTACCACGAGCATGTTGTCCGTACCGAGGACGAATTAAATCGAATACGACAGTATATCCGTGACAATCCATTGAACTGGGAAACAGACGAGGAAAATCCGAACAGTAAAACAGACGTGTAA
- a CDS encoding alpha-amylase/4-alpha-glucanotransferase domain-containing protein gives MKRITLLLGMHNHQPVGNFEQVFREAHDRCYRPFMDRLDEHPSLRISLHFSGPLLDWMERHEPAFLDALRKRVEEGRVELLTGGYYEPILAAIPARDAAGQIAMLTRYLKRRLGADARGLWLTERVWEPSLPGLLGASGVAYTLVDDTHFQSVGLKPESLHGYYLTEREGTPLSIFPISKRLRYLIPFRPPEETIDYLDQLSRRGPVGITYADDGEKFGLWPGTYRWVYDQGWLKRFFGLLEQNQGWITTTTFGDYLGRNPPTGRIYLPTASYEEMMEWALPAEAILEREDLVRRLEAAGLGEAARGFLRGGFWNYFLVKYPEINLMHKKAQYVSDRIFSKETPGRPEPKRLAEARGELYRAQGNDAYWHGLFGGYYLNYLRHAVHQHLIRAENLLDARPGATRVRLTETDLDRDGHPEILAETSRMNLYLKPADGATAIEIDYRPKAVCLTHLPMRRPEAYHQKLKTPAGAAAPSADGIPSIHDLAVVKASAANRKPVYDRYPRWSFRDHLIRSDTTPARFEASQYEDLGGFSDQPYDTVRTEADEEKALVSFHRDGTAGDLSLAVRKEYTLWASEARLEVNYGFHDPRSSGRPRGAAPTIHVPPGDFFWGVELNLTLLAGSDPKRYYRFPGKIVEETQLRSAGVVEEVSEVHLVDEWQGIEIRLGFTPAARVWRFPVETISQSEEGMESNYQGSCVVGFWPLSALLRDGRTGRIQLEIVDR, from the coding sequence ATGAAACGGATCACCCTGCTGCTCGGGATGCACAATCACCAGCCGGTGGGAAACTTCGAGCAGGTGTTCCGGGAGGCCCACGACCGGTGCTACCGGCCGTTCATGGACCGGCTGGACGAGCATCCGTCCCTCCGGATCTCGCTGCATTTCAGCGGGCCCTTGCTGGACTGGATGGAGCGGCACGAGCCTGCATTTCTCGACGCGCTCCGAAAGCGGGTGGAGGAGGGCCGGGTGGAGCTCCTGACCGGCGGATACTACGAGCCCATCCTGGCCGCGATCCCGGCCCGGGACGCGGCGGGACAGATCGCGATGTTGACCCGTTACCTGAAGCGGCGCCTGGGGGCCGACGCCCGGGGGCTCTGGCTGACCGAGCGGGTCTGGGAGCCGTCGCTTCCCGGTCTGCTGGGCGCGAGCGGCGTGGCCTACACCCTGGTGGACGACACCCATTTTCAGTCGGTCGGTCTCAAGCCCGAAAGCCTGCACGGGTATTATCTGACCGAGCGCGAGGGGACCCCGCTTTCCATCTTCCCGATCAGCAAGCGGCTGCGCTATCTCATCCCCTTCCGTCCGCCGGAGGAGACGATCGATTATCTGGATCAATTGAGCCGGCGGGGCCCGGTCGGGATCACGTACGCCGACGACGGCGAGAAGTTCGGCCTCTGGCCGGGGACCTATCGCTGGGTGTACGATCAGGGCTGGCTCAAGCGCTTCTTCGGCCTTCTGGAACAAAACCAAGGCTGGATCACGACGACGACCTTCGGCGACTACCTGGGCCGGAACCCGCCGACCGGACGGATCTATCTGCCCACCGCGTCCTACGAAGAGATGATGGAATGGGCCCTGCCCGCCGAGGCGATCCTGGAACGGGAGGACCTTGTCCGGCGGCTGGAGGCCGCGGGCCTGGGCGAGGCGGCCCGGGGTTTCCTGCGCGGCGGCTTCTGGAATTATTTCCTCGTGAAATATCCCGAAATCAATTTGATGCACAAGAAGGCCCAGTACGTGAGCGACCGGATTTTTTCCAAGGAGACCCCGGGCCGGCCCGAGCCGAAACGCCTGGCCGAGGCCCGGGGCGAACTCTACCGGGCGCAGGGAAACGACGCCTACTGGCACGGTCTCTTCGGCGGGTATTATTTGAATTACCTGCGCCATGCCGTCCATCAGCACCTGATCCGGGCCGAGAACCTCCTCGACGCGCGTCCGGGCGCGACGCGCGTCCGTCTGACCGAGACGGACCTGGACCGGGACGGACATCCGGAGATCCTGGCGGAAACATCCCGGATGAATCTTTATCTCAAGCCCGCGGACGGCGCCACGGCGATCGAGATCGATTACCGCCCGAAGGCCGTCTGCCTGACGCATCTGCCCATGCGCCGGCCGGAGGCCTATCACCAAAAACTGAAGACGCCGGCCGGGGCCGCCGCCCCGTCGGCCGACGGCATCCCGTCCATCCACGATCTCGCCGTCGTGAAAGCCTCGGCCGCGAACCGGAAGCCGGTGTATGATCGCTATCCCCGATGGTCCTTCCGCGACCATCTCATCCGGTCCGACACGACGCCGGCCCGCTTTGAAGCCTCCCAATACGAGGATCTCGGCGGGTTTTCGGATCAGCCCTATGACACGGTCCGCACGGAGGCCGACGAAGAGAAGGCGCTTGTCTCGTTCCACCGCGACGGGACGGCGGGCGATCTGTCCCTGGCCGTCCGAAAAGAGTACACGCTTTGGGCGTCCGAGGCCCGGCTTGAGGTGAACTATGGTTTTCACGATCCAAGATCATCCGGGCGGCCACGGGGGGCCGCCCCTACAATCCATGTTCCTCCCGGTGATTTCTTTTGGGGCGTCGAGCTGAACCTGACGCTGCTGGCCGGGTCCGATCCGAAGCGGTATTACCGCTTTCCCGGAAAGATCGTGGAGGAGACGCAACTTCGCAGCGCGGGCGTCGTCGAGGAGGTGTCGGAGGTCCACCTGGTGGATGAATGGCAGGGGATCGAGATCCGGCTCGGGTTCACGCCGGCGGCGCGTGTGTGGCGGTTTCCGGTCGAGACGATCTCGCAGTCGGAGGAGGGGATGGAATCCAACTACCAGGGCTCCTGCGTCGTCGGATTCTGGCCGCTTTCGGCTCTGTTGCGGGACGGTCGGACAGGGCGCATCCAGTTGGAGATCGTCGACCGATGA
- the galT gene encoding galactose-1-phosphate uridylyltransferase, protein MPELRKDPIVGRWVIIATERGKRSNDYRPAAPAAGVEPRFCAFCSGNEDKTPPEILAYRPEGSKPNSPGWRVRVIPNKFPALRIEGGLNREGEGIYDKMNGVGAHEVIIESPDHKQTLATLTAKQVEDVLWSFRDRTLDLKRDKRFRFILLFKNYGESAGASVEHSHSQLIALPIVPRNVIEELRGAKEYYDFKERCIFCDIIRQELASKVRLVSENDQYVCIAPYAARFPFENWILPKIHNPYFEDPQKNDFEALSRILGDALKRQNKALNTPPYNFIIHSAPFNQSYHDEDYYHWHMEIMPRLTHLAGFERGTGFYINPTPPEEAAKFLRELDLEE, encoded by the coding sequence ATGCCTGAACTGAGAAAAGACCCGATTGTCGGCCGGTGGGTGATCATCGCCACCGAACGCGGCAAACGATCCAACGACTATCGCCCCGCGGCCCCCGCGGCGGGAGTCGAGCCCCGCTTCTGCGCCTTCTGTTCCGGCAACGAGGACAAGACGCCTCCCGAGATCCTGGCCTACCGCCCGGAGGGCTCGAAGCCGAACAGTCCCGGATGGAGGGTCCGGGTCATTCCGAACAAGTTTCCGGCCCTTCGCATCGAAGGCGGACTGAATCGTGAGGGCGAAGGGATTTACGACAAGATGAACGGGGTGGGGGCGCACGAGGTGATCATCGAGTCCCCGGATCACAAACAGACCCTGGCCACCCTGACGGCCAAGCAGGTCGAGGACGTCCTCTGGAGCTTTCGCGACCGGACCCTGGACTTAAAGCGGGACAAGCGGTTCCGGTTCATCCTGCTGTTCAAGAACTACGGCGAATCGGCCGGGGCCAGCGTCGAGCACAGCCATTCCCAGCTCATCGCGCTGCCCATCGTTCCCCGAAACGTGATCGAAGAGCTGCGGGGGGCGAAGGAGTACTACGACTTCAAGGAGCGCTGCATCTTTTGCGACATCATCCGGCAGGAGCTGGCTTCCAAGGTCCGTCTGGTCAGCGAGAACGACCAATATGTCTGCATCGCTCCGTACGCCGCCCGCTTTCCTTTCGAGAACTGGATCCTGCCCAAAATCCACAACCCGTATTTTGAGGATCCACAGAAGAACGATTTCGAAGCGCTCTCACGGATCCTGGGCGATGCCTTGAAGCGTCAGAACAAGGCCCTGAACACGCCTCCGTACAATTTCATCATTCACAGCGCGCCGTTCAATCAATCGTATCACGACGAGGATTACTATCACTGGCACATGGAGATCATGCCCCGCTTGACTCACCTGGCGGGCTTCGAGCGGGGGACGGGTTTCTACATCAACCCGACCCCGCCGGAAGAGGCCGCGAAATTCCTTCGGGAACTGGACTTGGAGGAATAG